In Channa argus isolate prfri chromosome 15, Channa argus male v1.0, whole genome shotgun sequence, the DNA window CTCAAAGGTTGAAGGCACAAGGATTACAGAACATTTGCATGTGTATACTGTTTTACACTTTAGTGCTGTTAGATTTCCAGTTTGTGCGCAGTTTCCTCTCTGAGTAAGTGCTCATGGCTGCTGACGATACAGGATGGTGGGAGTAATTGGGAGAGAGCCTCATTTGGCCACATTTGTACCCTTCACACTGCGTACTTACTTGTGCCCTTGTGGAAGCGGCTGTACTCATTATTCAGCACCTTGCCACTTgagtgcacatactgtatattgcttTTCATTTACCTTAGACAATGATAATTGCATTAATGACTTGATAACTGTAATGGCAAATTTTCATATGCGCAAACCTacttaaaaagcttttttttaaaaaatctgggCTGCCCAACAAGTTAAATCtattgtaattaaataaaaaaataaaataaaccttcaaaaagacaagaaaatgcTTGTAATATCTAATAGTTtcataaaatgtgcatttaaaggtAAGATGTGCATTTAAAGGTATAGACAATGTTGTGCATCGGGGTTAAAATCCTGTGAGTACATGTGAGtacaaaatgatttaaatggttttattcACGATTAAAATCAGAAACTATATAGACAGATGTGCTTGATTGCATTGTGACTATAACAAGAATTTTACTCCTACAGTCTTACAAAGCAGTTTCTGAATTCAATTGCACTCATGTTCcaaacctaacatacaagtagCCCTAACATCAAACCAAATGATGACCTTATCGTTTTGGTCCAGTGACGACTTTATTGTCACCAAAAATAAATTTCTACCTTGTTTAGCGTTGTAAACTCGTACTCCCCAGTATGAACACCAATCCCTGAATCTGGGTCAGCTAAAATTATGTTATCAAGCAGACATGTAAATAGAGTACTCATGGCAACGCTTGTGCCACTTCCTCTTTCAGGATCCCACACCAGCCTTTTTGAATTTGTAATGTACCTGTAACAAGACAGTGATCTAATAGCCACATATGATTTAAACaatctttaatctttaatcttttttttgttttgttttgtttgttttttttgagcACCCTATTAAGAACggaaacattagaaccaccagtaggactccaccacccactatgaacTTAATAATAAACCCACCTTAGGTTCATCACCTTTCTGACCGTTCTAagttgaaaacaaagaaatgattAATATTGTAACTCAACGGTCTATGAACCGTTAGCCAATAGCAGACCACAGCGAtgtgatacaaaaataaaaactaataacacaAAAGCAGCATTCAGTGTTTGTAAATAGAGGCTAACATGCTACAGTTAACATATATTCTTTTATATTGCTTGGGGTAATCCATTAATGATTTTGCTTTATACTGTCATCTGATCTTCACCTTACAGTAGTGAGTGAACATTTTGtgactatttttaaattttgattagACAGACAtggcttctttttctttgttaaagaccattttaaaaaatgtatatttttgacAATTTAAGCTTTAGGGCACATATCACCATTAAGTGAGAAtggaaataaaagacacaatGTTGCCATATAAAAATCTGCATTTGCACTATGCATCTATAAGCTGTCCAGCAGGTATTGGCAAATtcatatgattttattttttacattcaacCCTTATTTATACAGAACTCTACAAACATCAGAGCAAATACTATAAGAcaagtgtttattattattgaacTGCATAGCTGGTGATTAATCACAGTGTTTCAATATTTAATTCCTCTtcatgagggaaaaaaaggcacAGTACGTTACATTTGATACTAGAGATTTTCTTGAACAAACCTCTGCCTGACACACCTAGTCTGCTTGTGCGTGACAGTCCCTAGATGACAAGGACTCAGCTAAATGAGGCAGGGAGCTGCCGCTTGCTGGGCCCAAAGCAGGGATTGAGGCTCGAGGGATCATCATGGCTTGGTCCTTCTGTTAAAAACATGCAAGTGATTTAGTTTTTCAGATGTAACAAAGAGGAGGTGTTTTGTGctgtaaaatattgtaaacacacactaacCTTTGTCAGACCCTTTGCAATCAGGGCTATTTCAGTGGGCTGGTAAACGCAACTTCGTAGTTGACCATTATAACAACCATATGGAGACACTGGCTTTGTGGGTACTAGTAGAGAAAAGGTGGAGATGGATTGAAAAACAAGAATGTGTTATGGTGCTCATTGCAcccattcagtgtgttttttttaatgacagttGTGTTGAATGTATCGAGAGTTTTGAAGGGATacgtttagatttttttaaagtgcttattttctgtttctgtaataaCTGCATCATAATATTGCCAGCGACACAACCTTCAGATTTACATACATATATCCCATTTTTGGTCTTCCAGATTCCCACATGGCACTGAGTGATTTAAAATATCCCTATATGCTGTGGCATCCCACAGAATTCGCATGAAAGGAACCTCACAGTTCAGTAGTATAAAGTGCTGATAGGTACTTTTCTACAAATACCCTCCTCTTCAGACGCCGAACAGTAGTGGATGTTGTTTAATGTTCCAGTCATTAAATACAGGAGGAAGACCGCACATCCAAATGTGCAAAGCTGATGCAAAACTGCAATTATCTGTGTACAGATGTTCTATAAATGTAATGTCTGGACTTTGTTTAGGCCACCAACTTATGCTGAGAGGTGAACTGTCATGCCACTCTCAGGTCTCGTGTACCTTGGGGCAGGTGCATTGCTAGGCTCAAGCCCATTGTGTCTCATACTGAATCAGAGATGATTATCTATACTATTATAATTCCCTTTTTAGCTGCCTCAGTAAGACGTCCTCTTCACAAAATCATCCAATAGGTCCCATGTCACACCTATTCTGATTTCTTTACACTGGCTTCCAGTCAAATTCTGCAATCAAAATTCTTATGATTACGTTTAAAGACATGCATGGTGGCATGCCAGGCTCCTACCtacattacatactgtagctactGTAACCAGTAGAAATCTAAGCTCTTCTTTTTAGGACTTGTTAGTTGACCCTCACTCttaagacaaaagaaaactgcaCTTTTGAAGTTGTAGGCCAATCATCTATGGAACTCTACCACTGGAGCTAAGATCTGTGGACAcctttaaaaagcagcaaaaagccAGCTCTTTAGATGTGCATTTACTTAGTTtatgcatatttgttttaagtttgttttctggcttttatttaatttctgttattgtgaagcactttgtgacGTTCTGCTCTTGAAAATTGTtgtataaataacaaataaataataagtggACTGTCGTTTACTTCTTTGTTTAATACTCTATCTCAAATGTCTGCTTAAAGGAACACGGCAAAAACTGTTCTTTAATatctgtgtctgttttgaatcctctttttgattttctttgtctCGCTAAAATTCTTTTGCAGAATTTGACTGTTGCAGTATGACTTGcagaactttaaaaacacaggtGTTTTCCCAAAACCTTAAactaacagaagaaacctcacAAAAAAGGGTCTGAAgtcttttgtaaataaaatattttagtttctgacttttttttcttacttgtaAAAGATCACTTTCCCATTAGGGGTGACTATAGATTGATGgacaaaaatgtcaatttagGACACATCAAAATAAATCTATGACACGATATGGAGTTCAATAATTAGTAGAAAAGAATGTGTCATGCTCTACCTATGGGAGGCTCATCCATTGTAAAAGCTTTATTCTCCATATGCACATTCTGATGAGGTTGCTCTTGCTGTTTGATGATATTGTCATAAACCAGGCTCCTTGTAGGATAGATGTGGTCTCCATCATCAGGCTGCTCCTGGTCTGGGTCCTCTTGTGTCAGTAAGCAGATTTCTGGGATTGTGTAGAGGAATAGGAACATCCACGCATTCAACACCACAGCCACAGCGAGGGTAGGATCATCCCAGCTTGGATTCCCGATCACTCTGTTCCCTTCGATGTACATGACTATCCAAGCTATCCAGATAACCAAGGTAAACAGCCCTGTGACCAGGATGAAAGTTCCATCTCGGCGCCATTGcttctgcttgtgtgtgagtgaaggcAATGGCATCAGGACCACAGCTAGCAGCAGAACCATGACATAGATCAGAGCCATCACAAAGTCCTGGTTAGCAATGCTGCAAAACAGGTCAGGGACAGTGACGCCTCCAGGTTGGCTCCTGACCACGGTGATGACAAGCCATTCGGTGTTAATGATCACCTCAACCAGCCACAGGCCCAAGGCTCCCAGGCATAACATCCAGCTCCTGGGCCCCTGACCCCTCCGCTCCAGCAGGGCGAGCCACAGGCCATGCATCACCAGGCATGCTAGACAGCCTGAGAAAAGTACTCCAAAAAGAAACCTCCGTGCAACACAGCTGGTGGAGTATCGACCCACAATGAAGGCAAAAGTGAGTCCAAAAAGTCCCAGCGTGAACACTAGAAAGGCTGCCTGCAGGACCACCATACCCTTCCTCTTTTTGTTGGTCACAAACGGTAGACAGGCCATAAGGAtgacaaacagaacaaatgagGTCACCACGCCAGCAGCAGCAAAGGTTTCCACCACGACCCCCCACACAAGAGTCAGGTCACACAGGTTGTAATATATAGAGCTGATGCTGGAACCACATCCTTTTGGAGCACTGATCCAGTCCATGGCTTCACTgaacatatgtttttaaaaactgcaaaaaaagaaatacctCAATTAATTAGGCATGCATTCAAATGATTAGTTGCAAAGTATGTTATTTGCATCCCTGATATTAAAACAGCAAAGGCAAACTACACACTTTGAATGCATCTTAAACCAAGATATTTGGGAATTACACTGAGGGAAACCTGAAGCTTGATAAAGCTAAGATAAAGCGGAGAATAGCAGTGACGCATGTTTAAATTTGGATAACTCAGTAAagataatataaaacaaacaaacaaagactgtTCCCTTGTGATGTGGACTTTCTCCTACTGCTGAAGCTAAATAgatcatttgaaacctattgGATTTCACAAGGTTTTTCTatctttatttgtaaaatgttgacCTTTTGGAGACGCGCAGAATCATTTTAGaatggcaaaaataaatcattgtgattaatgttaatttagtAGAGCAGAGAGGAAACCCTGTGGGTAAAATTTGGCAGTAAGTATTCAAGTAATATTTTAAGCAGAGGGCGAGCTGCCCTCGCGCACTCACCTGACTTGGACTAATGACAGTGGGAGCAGCTTCAGCAGGTGATACTGGTAAGTAAACTCCGGTGAGGATGATAACCccctaaaaaaatatttgatactTTTTGAATATCTTCAAACTCTTTGTGGACGACCTGATCGGATTTACTGCATTCAAATAGCCTGTTAAATCGGTCCAATGCGCGGAAACATGGACCGTCCTCCTCCCACTGTTTCTCCGTTGTCATTGAACGGTAAGAGCCTAAAATGCGCTCATCGACACTCGTATTTGTTCTATGAACTATGTTCTCATGAATAAAATACTTTCTCTGCCTACACAGGTTACAGTACTGTAGCTTTTCTATCCAGCCCCTCTGATGGTTACAGCTTTGCATATTCTGGGAGATTAGCGCAGCCTACTTATTTGTTGCAGGCAGCTTACATCCAAACAAATGCGCCACTTAAAGTGACATTTCCGTCTAGAAATAGTTTGTTTATAGATTTAAACATTGATTTCAATCACACCGATTATTGCTGAGTGATGGCTTTAACATGTTTAGCGATCAGAGCAGCGTTGTACTGTttaaaggttgttgttttttttattacatgatCAGCTCCTGGACTTAAAGCAACTCACTTTTTAAGTTGACCTAATTTTCCTAATACACAGGGGAAATCGCTCTATTTGGTCCCACTGTTGTTCAATTTGAGAATAATGCAACTCTATGGTATGCAGCTGCATGCGTCTTAATAACTAATCTGTGCAGACCCAACACTCGTCTGAGAAATTCATCttttaggttttctttttttctctccttaagCAAACGAGTCCTCATCAGAAGAAAGTTGTGTATCCAGTTTGCCACCTGGTGGAAAATATCGTTATAGGTGACATCGACTCGTTTTCCAGTTCAAGATAAATCAGATTACACAACAGAGGTCTTGTTATTGATCTGTTATGGGTCGATAATTATCATTCtataaataaaagcactgaCTGATGTCATTGATTTTAAGCAGTATtctcttttcaaatgttttgtacaCTCCAAATAATTGCAAGTGCATTTGATTAAATCAagtaaacataatttgttttgaacatccattcatccattatcttaaccacttttCTTGTGcggctgaagcctatcccagctgtcactgggcgagaggcagggtttACCaaggacaggtctccagtctgtctcagggccaacacagagggacacacacaaacagacaaccatccacactcatattcacacctataGGAGTTCTCAGTTAACCTTGTATCCACACAAAATACAATAGGAGCAGGAGCAGGTATTCAGGTATAAATTCTTACCTGTCAGCT includes these proteins:
- the LOC137099336 gene encoding G-protein coupled receptor family C group 5 member C-like, producing MFSEAMDWISAPKGCGSSISSIYYNLCDLTLVWGVVVETFAAAGVVTSFVLFVILMACLPFVTNKKRKGMVVLQAAFLVFTLGLFGLTFAFIVGRYSTSCVARRFLFGVLFSGCLACLVMHGLWLALLERRGQGPRSWMLCLGALGLWLVEVIINTEWLVITVVRSQPGGVTVPDLFCSIANQDFVMALIYVMVLLLAVVLMPLPSLTHKQKQWRRDGTFILVTGLFTLVIWIAWIVMYIEGNRVIGNPSWDDPTLAVAVVLNAWMFLFLYTIPEICLLTQEDPDQEQPDDGDHIYPTRSLVYDNIIKQQEQPHQNVHMENKAFTMDEPPIVPTKPVSPYGCYNGQLRSCVYQPTEIALIAKGLTKKDQAMMIPRASIPALGPASGSSLPHLAESLSSRDCHAQAD